A window from Caldivirga sp. encodes these proteins:
- a CDS encoding transcription factor encodes MPSEEGEEIERESVTSELITEAGKRIVKIKLSTGKTSAGKLFGKRGRGGRPDFFRIVFGAVANGLRSSLGNEEGEAKFNELRNKSEFRKSLSQVFKDIRDWFFNEAIKQYNIGKGDVFAILTELDLDLETGELKWVREGSQVIYWVRSDKIRAVESCGKIEEEYRKLKEDYDKLREENIRLKEQNTALSKELANVKARISELMKLLGNQE; translated from the coding sequence ATGCCAAGCGAGGAGGGGGAGGAGATAGAGAGGGAGAGTGTAACCTCAGAATTGATAACTGAGGCTGGAAAACGCATTGTTAAGATAAAGTTATCAACAGGAAAAACATCCGCTGGGAAATTATTCGGTAAACGCGGCAGGGGTGGTAGACCAGACTTCTTCAGGATAGTCTTTGGCGCCGTGGCGAATGGCCTAAGGTCAAGCCTAGGTAATGAGGAGGGGGAAGCCAAGTTCAATGAATTAAGGAACAAGAGCGAGTTCAGGAAGTCACTGAGCCAAGTGTTTAAAGACATTAGGGATTGGTTTTTCAATGAAGCCATTAAGCAGTACAACATTGGTAAGGGTGACGTCTTCGCGATATTAACTGAATTAGACCTTGACTTAGAAACAGGAGAATTGAAGTGGGTTCGTGAAGGTAGCCAAGTTATTTACTGGGTTAGGAGCGATAAAATTAGGGCAGTTGAATCCTGCGGTAAGATTGAGGAAGAGTACAGAAAGCTTAAGGAGGATTATGATAAGCTTAGGGAAGAGAACATTAGGCTTAAAGAACAGAATACTGCATTATCTAAGGAATTAGCAAACGTTAAGGCAAGGATAAGTGAATTAATGAAACTGCTTGGTAACCAAGAATAG
- a CDS encoding helix-turn-helix domain-containing protein — MSKLTKTELAVGDLYYRQGLKPREIAQRLGISINTVYKALSKYRAYSRDNIGDGEKPQESMVKTSEANTQQPLGAATINLSFTVSINQAPSAGYLELSSVNETLNSLMREIKLIKDDYAQLINAIMDLKKLISSVNTSNCSNAYDGEFNNQRDLNLPSFVKDNVWVDIIRSKEGGRSMFISAKGS; from the coding sequence ATGAGTAAGTTAACTAAGACTGAGTTAGCGGTGGGGGACCTGTACTATAGGCAGGGATTGAAGCCTAGGGAAATTGCTCAAAGGCTAGGTATATCAATAAACACTGTGTATAAGGCGTTATCAAAGTACAGGGCTTATTCAAGGGATAACATAGGTGATGGTGAGAAGCCACAGGAATCTATGGTTAAAACCAGTGAAGCAAACACGCAGCAACCGTTAGGTGCTGCGACAATTAACTTGAGCTTCACAGTGAGCATTAACCAAGCCCCATCAGCAGGCTACCTGGAGCTCAGTAGTGTGAATGAGACCCTTAATTCACTAATGAGGGAGATTAAGCTCATTAAGGATGATTACGCGCAATTGATTAACGCTATAATGGACTTGAAGAAGCTCATTAGTAGCGTTAATACTTCCAACTGCAGTAATGCGTATGACGGTGAATTTAATAATCAACGTGATTTAAACTTACCAAGCTTCGTTAAGGATAACGTGTGGGTGGATATTATTAGGAGTAAAGAGGGGGGAAGGTCTATGTTTATTTCTGCGAAAGGTTCATAA
- a CDS encoding AAA-associated domain-containing protein has translation MPLDSRLTDVIGLIDTILNDFGGKADIYAVAQHMDADLDDIIPNLNAAIYLGFLKVINGDVVVTELGVKFLNSKIPERRRMLRELISSIEPFKTAIEIGKDEPFPLEKLIMALVNKGYSEFKAPGIRDLLTILLSEWGAYAGLIKKRGDEYIIT, from the coding sequence ATGCCGCTAGACTCAAGGCTGACAGATGTAATAGGGTTAATAGACACTATACTTAATGATTTTGGGGGAAAGGCGGACATTTACGCTGTAGCCCAGCATATGGACGCTGACCTAGACGACATCATACCTAATCTGAATGCCGCAATATACCTAGGATTCCTAAAGGTAATTAACGGTGATGTGGTAGTTACTGAACTTGGTGTTAAATTTCTTAATTCCAAAATACCTGAACGTAGGAGAATGCTACGTGAATTAATATCCAGTATTGAACCCTTTAAGACTGCCATAGAAATAGGAAAGGATGAACCCTTCCCACTTGAGAAGCTGATAATGGCCTTAGTTAACAAAGGGTATAGTGAATTTAAGGCACCTGGAATAAGAGACCTCTTAACAATACTACTATCGGAATGGGGAGCTTACGCTGGTTTAATAAAGAAGAGGGGGGATGAGTATATAATAACGTAG
- a CDS encoding H/ACA ribonucleoprotein complex subunit GAR1 — protein sequence MPLIRIGVILHVARDGLIVAKVNSSKADRLVGLVTMDYSMRRIGTIKDIIGPVNSPYALIKPIKGLDATSYVGKQAYVRDIDYNRVMRR from the coding sequence GTGCCACTTATAAGAATTGGGGTCATACTACACGTGGCTAGGGATGGTTTAATAGTTGCCAAGGTTAATTCAAGTAAGGCTGATAGGCTTGTAGGCCTAGTAACAATGGATTACTCAATGAGGAGGATAGGCACCATCAAGGATATAATAGGACCTGTTAACTCACCCTATGCATTAATCAAACCTATCAAGGGCCTAGACGCTACTAGTTATGTTGGTAAGCAGGCTTATGTTAGGGATATTGACTATAATAGGGTAATGAGGAGGTGA
- a CDS encoding 30S ribosomal protein S8e, with product MAKLAAFYQGNDSKKVTGGFRAKPYRVKRKALGGGPPTNTRLSNKEKRLIERVTGGNVKIRLSEAGYANVFDKSSGTSKVVRILRIIESPANSDFIKKGIIVKGTIIETEVGRAVVTSRPGQDGVINAVKI from the coding sequence ATGGCTAAGTTAGCTGCCTTTTACCAAGGCAATGATAGCAAGAAGGTGACGGGTGGATTTAGGGCTAAGCCCTATAGGGTTAAGAGGAAAGCCCTAGGAGGCGGCCCACCTACTAATACTAGGCTTAGCAATAAGGAGAAGAGGCTGATTGAAAGGGTTACTGGAGGTAATGTTAAGATTAGGTTAAGTGAGGCTGGTTACGCCAACGTATTTGATAAGAGTAGCGGCACTAGTAAAGTGGTTAGGATACTTAGGATTATTGAATCCCCAGCCAACAGTGACTTCATTAAGAAAGGAATAATAGTTAAGGGTACCATAATAGAGACTGAGGTGGGTAGGGCGGTTGTCACTTCCCGTCCAGGCCAAGATGGCGTAATTAATGCTGTTAAAATATGA
- a CDS encoding GntR family transcriptional regulator, with protein MEPKLLVNRVYEELLNAIIQGKFRPGEALREDRIASMLGASRTPVREALARLEREGFVVKDGRSYVVTPITKDDVVQLYEERIPLEAMAARLAAIRATDNQLVKMGNLIDMIKAEVMQPNPSPVRLAELNGEFHELVAEASGNKFIASTLKQIRLKLKIVRVNIFTSYSRRLEEAKEHGDVYDAIKSRNIEAAFTKMFNHEQNVLEYVKSSVLPYYF; from the coding sequence ATGGAGCCTAAGTTACTGGTTAATAGGGTGTATGAAGAGTTGCTCAACGCCATAATCCAAGGTAAGTTCAGGCCAGGGGAGGCCTTAAGGGAAGATAGGATTGCATCAATGCTTGGGGCCAGTAGAACACCTGTTAGGGAAGCTTTAGCTAGGCTTGAGAGGGAGGGGTTTGTGGTTAAGGATGGGAGGAGCTACGTTGTTACACCAATAACTAAGGATGATGTGGTGCAGCTTTATGAGGAGAGGATACCGCTTGAGGCAATGGCCGCTAGATTAGCCGCCATTAGGGCTACGGATAATCAATTGGTTAAGATGGGCAACTTGATTGATATGATTAAGGCTGAGGTTATGCAACCTAATCCTAGCCCTGTTAGGCTGGCTGAATTAAACGGTGAATTTCATGAACTTGTGGCTGAGGCAAGCGGCAATAAGTTCATAGCCTCTACACTTAAGCAGATTAGGCTTAAGCTTAAGATAGTTAGGGTCAACATATTCACAAGTTACAGTAGGAGACTGGAGGAGGCTAAGGAGCATGGGGATGTTTATGATGCTATAAAATCAAGGAATATTGAGGCTGCCTTCACGAAGATGTTTAATCATGAACAGAATGTCCTAGAGTACGTTAAGAGTAGTGTCCTACCTTATTACTTTTAG
- a CDS encoding TFIIB-type zinc ribbon-containing protein, whose product MDKCPVCGSSEFIYDEHKGTVYCAKCGYVMIDHEIDKGPEWRGVDKNGRSLSRASPVSASSPGFNLYVDVISVNKPKFRIIPSLSLFSPSERNIMMLRSIAKQIIANVGLPESILDEVVLNYRLLTKMGYRGRIKETAVALIYIACRKRNLPCTMKDLLKNSDVDVKGFNKAYMHIANLMNIKGIYNDEQLINMTLKIVNVINVNSNIKHRLMLLIRDMINKGKAVSLFNGKTFTSTIAAMVYLSLLIYNIKIRQREIASIAGVTDVTIRNRYNELLKRLNFRVTI is encoded by the coding sequence ATGGATAAGTGCCCAGTATGTGGTTCAAGTGAGTTTATTTATGATGAACATAAAGGTACGGTTTACTGCGCCAAGTGTGGTTACGTAATGATAGATCATGAGATAGATAAGGGGCCTGAATGGAGGGGAGTCGATAAAAACGGTAGATCATTATCAAGGGCTAGTCCAGTAAGTGCATCATCACCCGGGTTCAACCTATATGTTGACGTAATTAGCGTTAATAAGCCTAAGTTTAGGATAATACCATCATTATCATTATTCAGCCCAAGTGAACGCAACATAATGATGCTTAGATCCATAGCTAAGCAAATTATAGCTAATGTTGGTTTACCTGAGTCAATATTAGATGAGGTTGTGTTAAACTATAGGTTATTAACTAAGATGGGTTACAGAGGTAGAATTAAGGAGACTGCCGTAGCTTTAATCTACATAGCGTGCAGGAAACGTAACCTACCGTGTACCATGAAGGATCTGCTCAAGAATAGTGATGTTGATGTTAAGGGCTTTAATAAGGCATATATGCACATAGCTAACTTAATGAACATTAAGGGTATCTACAATGATGAGCAATTAATTAACATGACCCTGAAGATTGTTAATGTCATCAATGTTAATAGCAACATTAAGCATAGATTAATGCTGCTGATAAGGGACATGATAAATAAGGGTAAGGCGGTTAGCTTATTTAATGGGAAAACATTTACATCAACAATAGCAGCCATGGTATACTTATCTTTATTAATATATAATATTAAAATTAGGCAAAGAGAAATTGCATCAATCGCTGGTGTTACAGATGTAACAATAAGGAATAGGTATAATGAATTGCTGAAGCGCCTAAACTTCAGAGTAACCATTTAA